The following are encoded together in the Girardinichthys multiradiatus isolate DD_20200921_A chromosome X, DD_fGirMul_XY1, whole genome shotgun sequence genome:
- the LOC124863202 gene encoding LOW QUALITY PROTEIN: C-Jun-amino-terminal kinase-interacting protein 3-like (The sequence of the model RefSeq protein was modified relative to this genomic sequence to represent the inferred CDS: inserted 1 base in 1 codon) — translation MIEIDEVVYQDDYGSGTVMSERVSGLANSIYREFERXIHSYDEEVVKELMPLVVNVLENLDAVLTENQEHEVELELLKEDNEQLITQYEREKALRKQAEEKFIEFEDSLEADKKELQMQVELLELQGKQLELKTKNYSDQITRLEEREAEMKKEFNALHQRHTEMIQTYVEHIERSKLQQAGSNGQPEGPGCGRLKVERPPSLSLYPGGKGMVRGGLGGARMMPGKDIWQEDGSESDSVAATPSSTGSKSNTPTSSVPSATITPINEGFPRHYDFNRMETRNRRKSPKRLSRNMEVQVSQETRNVSIGMGSSDEWSEFQEIIDSTPELEMGMDSRLYGGGNSPSQGIVNEAFGINTDSLYHEIKDAKSDIIGDVDAGAELLGEFSVRDDFFGMGKEVENLLTENKQLLETKNALNIVKNDLIAKVDELSSEQEVLKEELEAVRQSKNKVDARIKELEEEIKRLRAEASRDSKDEVGDDFSSPMQDGDMAMTQRRRFTRVEMARVLMERNQYKERLMELQEAVRWTEMIRASRESPPIQEKKKSTIWQFFARLFSTSSSPPPVKRPYSSVNIHYKSPSPAFNQRRSHTMCQISTSNRTLEFFPEDDSAMMARREQRREQYRQVREHMRRDDGIMQACGWSVPSRLKQTGGQMDGAKDSPLKRQQTNEKEDNRMKNVPVPVYCRPLVEKDPNRKLWCAVGVDLTGWRVSSQEVVPLKAPSGGSDPLQTEEDRVDKKNTSLEKRKSKELQETDSMNSRVWILTSTHSASKVVIIDANQPGSLVDQFNVCNAHVLCISSVPAASESDYPAGEIVLDPGDGGAGGGEDMGGVEGMLAGITLVGCATNCSVARSNCSSRTDTPIVDKGQAPTAPPMNEKIQPAQSAEEATEATEVSESTANHTEIGSGRPGPFTEHVFTDPQPRPADDRSTGQSKEESCQPTESEEGGEETKNYTSVAPTMWLGAQNGWLYVHSAVGTWKKCLHSIKLKDSVLSLVHVKGRVLVALADGTLAIFHRSEDGQWDLSNYHLMDLGRPHHSIRCMAVVHDKVWCGYKNKIHVIQPKSMQIEKSFDAHPRRESQVRQLAWIGDGVWVSIRLDSTLRLYHAHTHQHLQDVDIEPYVSKMLGTGKLGFSFVRITALLIGGNRLWVGTGNGVIISIPLTETVVLHRGQLLGLRANKVSPTSSGGVIHVYGDDGSEKSTGSFIPYCSMAQAQLCFHGHRDAVKFFVSVPGNVLATLNGSVLDSPSEGQSSTSPTETEAQSVQNVLVLSGGEGYIDFRIGDGEDDETEEGDSSGGASQMKPALNKAERSHIIVWQVSYVPE, via the exons aaatttattgaatttgaGGACAGCCTGGAAGCGGATAAGAAGGAGCTGCAGATGCAAGTGGAGCTTCTGGAGCTGCAGGGGAAGCAGTTAGAGCTAAAGACAAAGAACTACTCCGACCAGA tCACTCGTCTTGAAGAGCGTGAAGCAGAGATGAAGAAGGAGTTCAACGCTCTTCACCAGCGCCACACTGAG ATGATTCAGACGTACGTAGAGCACATAGAGCGGTCCAAACTGCAGCAGGCAGGGAGTAACGGCCAACCAGAAGGCCCTGGCTGTGGACGACT caaagtggagCGCCCGCCGTCGTTGAGCCTGTACCCTGGTGGCAAGGGCATGGTACGTGGTGGTCTCGGGGGGGCTAGGATGATGCCCGGGAAAGACATCTGGCAG GAGGACGGATCGGAGTCTGACTCGGTTGCAGCCACACCCAGCAGCACAGGAAGCAAGTCCAATACACCCACCTCCTCCGTCCCCTCCGCCACCATCACCCCCATCAACGAGGGCTTCCCCCGGCACTACGACTTCAACAGGATGGAGACTAGAAACCGCAGGAAAAGCCCCAAGCGTCTTAGTCGGAACATGGAGGTGCAGGTTTCCCAGGAAACCAGGAATGTTAGCATCG GTATGGGAAGCAGTGATGAATGGTCTGAATTTCAGGAAATAATTGATTCTACACCAGAGCTGGAGATGGGTATGGATTCCAGGTTGTATGGAGGAGGAAACAG TCCTTCTCAGGGGATTGTTAACGAGGCCTTTGGCATCAACACTGACTCACTGTACCACGAGATCAAAGACGCCAAGTCGGACATTATTGGGGACGTGGACGCAGGTGCCGAGCTGCTAG GCGAGTTTTCAG TCCGTGATGATTTCTTCG gGATGGGAAAGGAGGTGGAAAATCTTCTGACGGAGAACAAACAGCTTCTAGAGACCAA AAATGCTCTCAACATTGTGAAAAATGACCTTATTGCCAAAGTGGATGAGCTGTCAAGTGAGCAGGAGGTTCtgaaggaggagctggaggcggTGCGACAGTCTAAGAACAAGGTGGACGCCAGAATCAAGGAGCTGGAAGAAGAAATCAAGAG GTTAAGAGCAGAGGCATCTCGGGACTCCAAAGACGAAGTAGGCGATGAT TTTTCATCGCCCATGCAGGATGGGGACATGGCAATGACCCAGCGGCGCCGCTTCACTCGGGTGGAGATGGCCCGTGTTCTGATGGAGAGGAACCAGTACAAAGAGAGGCTGATGGAGCTCCAGGAGGCTGTGCGATGGACTGAGATGATCAG GGCATCTAGGGAGAGTCCTCCAATCCAGGAGAAAAAGAAGTCCACCATCTGGCAGTT CTTTGCGCGTCTGTTCAGCACCTCATCCAGCCCTCCGCCTGTCAAGCGGCCATACTCCAGTGTCAACATCCACTACAAGTCGCCCTCGCCGGCGTTCAATCAGCGGCGCAGCCACACCATGTGCCAGATCTCCACCTCCAACCGCACCCTAGAGTTCTTCCCAGAAGA TGACTCGGCGATGATGGCGCGCCGAGAGCAGCGGCGCGAGCAGTACAGGCAGGTGCGCGAGCACATGCGCCGTGACGACGGCATCATGCAGGCCTGTGGCTGGAGCGTGCCATCTCGCCTCAAACAG ACTGGTGGTCAGATGGACGGCGCTAAGGACAGCCCGCTGAAGAGACAACAG ACCAATGAGAAGGAGGATAACCGCATGAAGAACGTCCCTGTCCCAGTGTACTGTCGCCCTCTGGTGGAGAAAGACCCCAACAGGAAG TTGTGGTGCGCAGTAGGAGTGGACCTGACAGGATGGAGAGTCAGCAGCCAGGAGGTGGTGCCACTTAAAGCACCGTCAGGAGGCAGTGACCCCCTGCAGACTGAGGAGGACCGAGTGGACAAGAAGAATACATCCCTTGAGAAGAGGAAG TCTAAGGAGCTCCAGGAGACAGACAGCATGAACAGTCGAGTGTGGATCCTCACCAGCACCCACTCTGCCAGCAAAGTGGTCATCATCGACGCCAACCAACCTGGTTCTCTGGTTGACCAGTTTAATGTCTGCAACGCCCACGTGCTCTGCATCTCCAGTGTGCCTG CTGCAAGCGAGAGCGATTATCCAGCAGGAGAAATCGTGTTGGATCCAGGTGATGGAGGAGCAGGGGGTGGAGAGGACATGGGTGGCGTGGAAGGTATGTTGGCTGGCATCACATTGGTTGGCTGTGCCACAAACTGCAGTGTTGCCCGTAGCAACTGTTCCTCGCGGACTGACACGCCCATAGTGGACAAAGGACAAG CCCCCACTGCTCCCCCAATGAATGAGAAGATCCAACCCGCCCAGTCAGCGGAGGAAGCCACAGAGGCCACAGAGGTTTCTGAATCCACGGCTAACCACACAGAGATTGGATCCGGACGCCCAGGTCCCTTCACGGAGCACGTCTTCACCGATCCTCAGCCACGTCCGGCAGATGATAG GAGCACAGGCCAGTCCAAAGAGGAATCCTGTCAGCCCACAGAGTCTGAGGAGGGAGGGGAAGAAACCAAAAACTACACCAGCGTGGCCCCCACCATGTGGCTTGGGGCACAGAATGGCTG GCTTTACGTCCACTCTGCTGTCGGAACCTGGAAGAAGTGTCTACACTCTATCAAACTCAAAGACTCGGTTCTCAGTCTGGT CCACGTGAAAGGTCGCGTGCTGGTCGCCCTCGCTGATGGGACGCTCGCCATATTCCACAGATCAGAAG ATGGTCAGTGGGATTTGTCCAACTACCACCTGATGGACCTCGGCCGGCCGCATCACTCCATCCGCTGCATGGCGGTCGTCCATGATAAGGTGTGGTGCGGCTACAAGAACAAGATTCATGTCATTCAGCCTAAAAGTATGCAGATTGAG AAGTCCTTCGACGCTCACCCCCGGAGGGAGAGCCAGGTGCGGCAGCTGGCCTGGATCGGTGATGGCGTGTGGGTGTCGATCCGGCTAGATTCCACCTTGCGTCTGTACCACGCACACACGCACCAGCACCTCCAGGATGTGGATATCGAGCCATATGTCAGCAAAATGTTGG GTACTGGAAAACTGGGTTTCTCTTTTGTGCGGATCACGGCCCTGCTGATTGGTGGAAATCGTCTCTGGGTGGGGACTGGAAATGGTGTGATCATCTCCATCCCACTGACGGAGA CGGTGGTCCTTCACCGGGGTCAGCTCCTGGGTTTGAGGG CCAATAAAGTGTCTCCTACGTCCTCCGGCGGTGTGATCCATGTGTACGGTGATGACGGCTCTGAGAAAAGCACCGGCAGCTTCATCCCCTACTGCTCCATGGCCCAAGCGCAGCTGTGTTTCCATGGACACCGTGATGCCGTCAAGTTCTTCGTTTCCGTACCGG gtaaTGTTTTGGCCACTCTAAACGGCAGTGTTCTGGACAGTCCATCTGAAGGTCAGAGCTCCACATCGCCCACAGAGACGGAGGCGCAGAGCGTTCAAAATGTGTTGGTGCTGAGCGGGGGAGAGGGCTACATCGACTTCCGCATAG GGGATGGGGAGGATGATGAGACAGAGGAAGGAGACAGCAGCGGTGGGGCTTCGCAGATGAAACCTGCTTTGAACAAAGCTGAGCGAAGCCACATCATCGTCTGGCAGGTGTCCTATGTGCCAGAGTGA
- the LOC124863201 gene encoding nucleoside diphosphate kinase 3-like isoform X1, with amino-acid sequence MICLFLSIFAHFFQSGWTGVNERTFIAVKPDGVQQKLVGEIVRRFEKRGFKLVALKLVKASEELLSEHYWDLRNKPFYSTLISYMSLGPVVAMVWQGLDVVETARKMLGETNPADSLPGTIRGDFCVQVGKNVIHGSNSVESAQKEICLWFRQSELHRWESSSKNWIY; translated from the exons GCTGGACGGGGGTGAACGAGCGTACCTTCATTGCCGTGAAGCCGGACGGCGTTCAGCAGAAACTGGTGGGAGAAATAGTGCGTCGTTTTGAGAAGAGAGGCTTCAAACTTGTGGCTCTTAAACTTGTAAAG GCGTCTGAGGAGCTTCTCAGCGAACACTACTGGGATCTGAGGAATAAGCCTTTCTACAGCACGCTAATAAGCTATATGAGTTTGGGACCAGTTGTTGCAATG GTGTGGCAGGGTTTAGATGTTGTTGAGACTGCTCGCAAGATGCTGGGCGAGACCAATCCTGCAGACTCGCTGCCGGGAACCATCCGGGGAGATTTCTGTGTGCAAGTGGGCAA GAACGTGATCCACGGCAGCAACTCGGTGGAGAGCGCCCAGAAAGAGATCTGTCTCTGGTTCCGTCAGAGTGAGCTCCACCGCTGGGAGAGCAGCAGCAAGAACTGGATCTACTGA
- the LOC124863201 gene encoding nucleoside diphosphate kinase 3-like isoform X2 yields MICLFLSIFAHFFQSGWTGVNERTFIAVKPDGVQQKLVGEIVRRFEKRGFKLVALKLVKASEELLSEHYWDLRNKPFYSTLISYMSLGPVVAMVWQGLDVVETARKMLGETNPADSLPGTIRGDFCVQVGNQENSGSKEKMIICGSRSIVCIMFPDT; encoded by the exons GCTGGACGGGGGTGAACGAGCGTACCTTCATTGCCGTGAAGCCGGACGGCGTTCAGCAGAAACTGGTGGGAGAAATAGTGCGTCGTTTTGAGAAGAGAGGCTTCAAACTTGTGGCTCTTAAACTTGTAAAG GCGTCTGAGGAGCTTCTCAGCGAACACTACTGGGATCTGAGGAATAAGCCTTTCTACAGCACGCTAATAAGCTATATGAGTTTGGGACCAGTTGTTGCAATG GTGTGGCAGGGTTTAGATGTTGTTGAGACTGCTCGCAAGATGCTGGGCGAGACCAATCCTGCAGACTCGCTGCCGGGAACCATCCGGGGAGATTTCTGTGTGCAAGTGGGCAA CCAGGAAAACTCTGGGAGTAAAGAGAAGATGATCATCTGTGGCAGCAGGAGCATCGTCTGCATCATGTTTCCTGACACGTGA